One genomic region from Cryptosporangium aurantiacum encodes:
- a CDS encoding zf-HC2 domain-containing protein gives MSWHLASSDLAAYAAGELTPPALWSVEAHVASCAECRGSLASIVGPDLVDAGWERLDASLDAPRPGVVERTLVALGVPEHTGRLLAATPALRGSWLTAVAVTLLLAALLAHYVEPVVFLALTPLLPLIGVAVSFGPGIDPTYETTVVAPFSTFRLLLLRCAAVLSVNTVLATAASLSMAEYGIRVVGWFLPSLALTILTLLLTPRFGAVPAAAVVGLGWFGAVLSSGGLNSTSSAPYSVAGQSAIAAAAVAAALALRHQIAAFDRARPTVWRSR, from the coding sequence ATGAGTTGGCATCTCGCATCGTCTGATCTGGCCGCTTACGCCGCCGGGGAGCTGACCCCACCCGCACTCTGGTCGGTCGAGGCCCACGTGGCGTCCTGCGCGGAGTGCCGTGGCTCGCTCGCGTCGATCGTCGGTCCCGACCTGGTCGACGCCGGGTGGGAGCGGTTGGACGCGTCGCTGGACGCCCCGCGCCCCGGCGTCGTCGAGCGGACGCTGGTGGCGCTCGGCGTTCCGGAGCACACCGGGCGGCTGCTGGCGGCCACACCGGCGCTGAGGGGGTCCTGGCTCACCGCGGTCGCCGTGACACTCCTGCTGGCCGCCCTGCTGGCCCACTACGTCGAACCCGTCGTATTCCTCGCGCTGACACCGCTGCTGCCGCTGATCGGCGTCGCCGTGTCGTTCGGACCCGGCATCGATCCGACCTACGAGACCACCGTCGTCGCGCCGTTCTCCACGTTCCGGCTGCTCCTGTTGCGGTGCGCGGCCGTGCTCTCGGTGAACACCGTCCTGGCCACCGCTGCGAGCCTCTCGATGGCCGAGTACGGCATCCGGGTCGTCGGCTGGTTCCTGCCGTCGCTGGCCCTGACGATCCTGACGCTGCTGCTCACCCCGCGCTTCGGCGCGGTGCCCGCCGCGGCCGTGGTCGGGCTGGGTTGGTTCGGCGCGGTCCTGAGCAGCGGCGGGTTGAACTCCACGTCCTCGGCGCCGTACTCGGTGGCCGGACAGTCCGCCATCGCCGCAGCCGCCGTCGCGGCTGCGCTGGCCCTGCGGCACCAGATCGCCGCGTTCGACCGCGCCCGTCCGACCGTGTGGAGGTCTCGATGA
- a CDS encoding maleylpyruvate isomerase family mycothiol-dependent enzyme gives MDHGEYCKALFREIDRLAALLSDADLTTPVPSCPAWDLAELAGHVGATERWVTAMISSGSTERLPFSDYEQDIPTTATALSDWVAAGVDALISALVAAPAHQQVWTLGGATRPTLFWARRMLHEATVHRVDAALALNAPITIDPVVATDGVEELLTILPYAPRLAGFGAVRGEGQSIELVATDVDARWRINIGAAEFDWARIGAASDADVTATAPVAGLYLFLWGRPSVPQITGDSSLLARWSAATAF, from the coding sequence ATGGACCACGGGGAATACTGCAAAGCGCTGTTCCGCGAGATCGATCGGTTAGCCGCGCTCCTGTCGGACGCCGATCTGACCACGCCGGTCCCGAGCTGCCCCGCCTGGGACCTCGCCGAGCTCGCCGGTCACGTCGGTGCCACCGAGCGGTGGGTGACCGCGATGATCTCCTCCGGTTCAACCGAGAGGCTGCCGTTCTCCGACTACGAGCAGGACATCCCGACGACGGCGACCGCGCTGTCCGACTGGGTGGCGGCCGGTGTCGACGCGCTGATCAGCGCACTCGTGGCAGCGCCCGCGCACCAGCAGGTGTGGACCCTCGGCGGAGCAACCCGACCCACGCTGTTCTGGGCCCGCCGGATGCTCCACGAGGCAACCGTCCATCGCGTGGACGCCGCACTCGCACTGAACGCGCCGATCACGATCGACCCGGTGGTCGCCACCGACGGCGTCGAGGAACTGCTGACGATCCTTCCGTACGCTCCCCGCTTGGCCGGGTTCGGCGCGGTCCGCGGCGAGGGGCAATCGATCGAGCTGGTCGCGACCGACGTCGACGCCCGGTGGCGCATCAACATCGGCGCGGCCGAGTTCGACTGGGCCCGGATCGGCGCGGCGTCCGACGCCGACGTCACCGCGACCGCCCCGGTCGCGGGCCTCTACCTGTTCCTCTGGGGTCGCCCGTCGGTCCCGCAGATCACCGGTGATTCCAGCCTGCTGGCCCGCTGGTCCGCCGCGACCGCCTTTTAG
- a CDS encoding tetratricopeptide repeat protein translates to MAGWSLTGRSYPKPVQRVADDRGRPPRLADVSLGDLGVHEPHGTYVPREADAALEKLFADDAPLIVVHGKRLVGTSRTLAEAARTHLPDHTLLAFHPDPRVPLAELVAVAKRHAKNGAVLWLDDAGTELLRQLGQVTLPAGVRVLVTARSGLLGGARLPDPLAGAAVEVGPLTTAELDALREAEYDVPADAKPTRAGLLLVPLEPVKAALSGDSDERSIRFDRQALLHTLSDWHRMDPPTPLTGKILATLYADYRRELAHLDGRAAVSTPGRERAIEWALELGLVTEVFAKGSEYYYGSGLLSAVADGQRRAVSGPFWQYVARAFEPDARRAMGLTAFDRGDYPRARDLLDQLDDVPVQVLYVIAYRAHRGGSVAIARRWYEKAITAGSVQAMVDLGVLEAAEGRADEARKWFQQAVDSGDAAEAPRAMRGLGVLEKEQGNSEQARQWFTDALDSEDSVQAANAMVDLGVLAEELGDVEEARSWYEKAAETHQPAAASVAGANLRVLSDDAPPAEAPPAEAPAADPPAADAPPPDEDSPR, encoded by the coding sequence GTGGCGGGATGGTCCCTGACCGGGCGGTCCTACCCGAAACCCGTGCAGAGGGTCGCCGACGACCGGGGCCGGCCGCCGCGCCTGGCTGACGTCTCGCTCGGTGACCTCGGTGTCCACGAGCCGCACGGCACGTACGTGCCCCGCGAAGCCGACGCCGCGCTGGAGAAGCTGTTCGCCGACGACGCCCCGCTGATCGTCGTCCACGGAAAAAGGCTGGTCGGCACGAGCCGCACGCTGGCCGAGGCGGCCCGCACCCACCTACCCGACCACACGCTCCTCGCGTTCCACCCGGACCCACGGGTGCCGCTCGCCGAGCTGGTCGCGGTCGCGAAGCGGCACGCGAAGAACGGCGCGGTGCTCTGGCTCGACGACGCGGGCACCGAGCTGCTGCGGCAGCTCGGCCAGGTCACGCTGCCGGCCGGTGTTCGGGTGCTCGTCACCGCGCGCTCGGGCCTGCTCGGCGGCGCCCGACTGCCCGACCCGCTCGCGGGTGCGGCGGTCGAGGTCGGTCCCCTCACCACTGCTGAGCTGGACGCTCTGCGCGAGGCCGAGTACGACGTACCGGCCGACGCGAAGCCGACCAGGGCCGGGCTGCTGCTGGTGCCGCTGGAGCCGGTAAAGGCAGCGCTGTCCGGCGACAGCGACGAGCGCAGCATCCGGTTCGACCGGCAGGCGTTGCTGCACACACTGTCGGACTGGCACCGGATGGACCCGCCGACGCCACTGACCGGGAAGATCCTGGCCACGCTGTACGCCGACTACCGGCGCGAGCTGGCCCACCTCGACGGGCGGGCCGCGGTGTCGACGCCCGGGCGCGAGCGCGCGATCGAGTGGGCGTTGGAGCTGGGTCTGGTGACCGAGGTGTTCGCGAAGGGTAGCGAGTACTACTACGGCAGCGGGCTGCTGTCGGCGGTCGCCGACGGGCAGCGGCGAGCGGTGAGCGGGCCGTTCTGGCAGTACGTCGCCAGGGCTTTCGAGCCGGACGCCCGCCGTGCGATGGGTCTGACCGCGTTCGATCGCGGCGACTACCCGCGGGCCCGTGACCTGCTCGACCAGCTGGACGACGTCCCGGTGCAGGTGCTGTACGTGATCGCGTACCGGGCGCACCGCGGCGGCAGCGTGGCGATCGCGCGGCGGTGGTACGAGAAGGCGATCACGGCCGGATCGGTGCAGGCGATGGTCGACCTCGGAGTGCTGGAGGCCGCCGAGGGGCGGGCGGACGAGGCGCGGAAGTGGTTCCAGCAGGCGGTCGACAGCGGTGACGCTGCGGAGGCACCCCGGGCGATGCGCGGGCTCGGCGTCCTGGAGAAGGAGCAGGGCAACTCCGAGCAGGCCCGGCAGTGGTTCACCGACGCGCTGGACAGCGAGGACTCGGTGCAGGCCGCGAACGCGATGGTCGACCTCGGGGTACTGGCCGAGGAACTCGGTGACGTGGAGGAGGCGCGGTCCTGGTACGAGAAGGCCGCGGAGACCCACCAGCCCGCTGCGGCCTCCGTCGCTGGCGCCAACCTCCGCGTGCTCTCCGACGATGCCCCACCCGCCGAAGCCCCACCCGCCGAAGCCCCGGCCGCTGATCCGCCGGCTGCCGACGCTCCGCCTCCCGACGAGGATTCGCCCCGCTGA
- a CDS encoding MerR family transcriptional regulator, which produces MFSIGDFAALGRVSVRMLRHYDGLGLLEPARALSGYRYYRADQLHTLNRITALKELGFSLAQVKTILHDDVGVDELRGMLRLRRAELDAQLAADQARLRAVEVRLRMIESEGVMSTDEIVVKSVPSVRVAALQGTVSSYESREISPVIQPLYQELCAALDAAGVTPTGPGISFYDGTGEDGQPIRINAGFTVSVEADPSYGFQVVDLAAIPDAATIVHRGSVDTIDASYQALATWISAHGYRMLGHSREVLLEYSDDPEKWVNEIQMAVEKA; this is translated from the coding sequence ATGTTCAGTATCGGAGACTTTGCCGCACTCGGCCGGGTATCGGTGCGCATGCTGCGCCACTACGACGGGCTCGGGCTGCTCGAGCCGGCACGTGCGCTGTCTGGATACCGCTACTACCGCGCCGACCAGCTGCACACGCTGAACCGGATCACCGCGCTCAAGGAACTGGGGTTCTCGCTGGCGCAGGTGAAGACGATCCTCCACGACGACGTCGGGGTGGACGAGCTGCGCGGCATGCTGCGGCTGCGCCGGGCGGAACTCGACGCTCAGCTGGCCGCCGACCAGGCCCGGTTGCGCGCGGTCGAGGTGAGGCTCCGAATGATCGAGAGCGAGGGTGTTATGAGCACCGACGAGATCGTCGTGAAGTCCGTCCCCTCGGTGCGGGTCGCCGCGCTGCAGGGCACCGTGTCCAGCTACGAGAGCCGGGAGATCAGCCCGGTGATCCAACCGCTCTACCAGGAGCTTTGCGCCGCGCTGGACGCCGCGGGCGTCACCCCGACCGGCCCGGGCATCTCGTTCTACGACGGCACCGGCGAGGACGGACAGCCGATCCGGATCAACGCCGGGTTCACGGTGTCGGTCGAGGCCGATCCGTCCTACGGGTTCCAGGTCGTGGACCTGGCAGCGATCCCGGACGCTGCCACGATCGTGCACCGCGGCTCGGTCGACACCATCGACGCCAGCTACCAGGCGCTCGCGACCTGGATCTCCGCGCACGGCTATCGGATGCTCGGGCACTCCCGCGAGGTGCTCCTGGAGTACTCCGACGATCCGGAGAAGTGGGTCAACGAGATCCAGATGGCGGTCGAGAAGGCCTAG
- a CDS encoding MarR family winged helix-turn-helix transcriptional regulator, whose product MTDGGPALFRLVRFWSRRWARGPAADADVVPHPQLVLVVEAVHAAGADASVNDVARQLGLDQSGASRMVTVATAEGYLARARAAADARRTALRLTPAGEQLLTAARDWQCATFEQLTARWAASDRERFAGYLQRLADETGA is encoded by the coding sequence ATGACCGACGGTGGGCCCGCGCTGTTCCGGCTGGTGCGGTTCTGGTCCCGGCGCTGGGCCCGCGGCCCCGCCGCCGATGCCGACGTCGTGCCGCACCCCCAGCTCGTGCTCGTCGTCGAAGCAGTGCATGCCGCCGGAGCGGACGCGAGCGTGAACGACGTCGCCCGGCAGTTGGGGTTGGACCAGTCCGGCGCGAGCCGGATGGTCACGGTCGCCACCGCCGAGGGTTATCTGGCGCGGGCCCGCGCCGCCGCGGACGCCCGCCGCACCGCGCTGCGGCTCACACCCGCGGGTGAGCAGCTGCTGACCGCGGCGCGGGACTGGCAATGCGCCACATTCGAACAGCTCACCGCCCGCTGGGCGGCGTCCGACCGGGAACGGTTCGCGGGCTACCTGCAGCGCCTGGCCGACGAGACGGGCGCATGA
- a CDS encoding VOC family protein has translation MTYPIVRQTVLDCENTRELAEFYRQLLGLEYRPGDEPENGDKEWLVLRNPGGAQLAFQQVDKLERATWPEGPRPQQLHLDITVSDTTTLIEQRKRALELGATQLFDRFDDPDEPLYVFGDPAGHPFCLFVE, from the coding sequence ATGACTTATCCGATCGTGCGACAGACGGTGCTCGACTGCGAGAACACGCGCGAACTGGCCGAGTTCTACCGGCAATTGCTCGGCCTGGAGTACCGACCCGGTGACGAGCCGGAGAACGGCGACAAGGAGTGGCTCGTCCTGCGTAACCCGGGCGGTGCGCAGCTCGCGTTCCAGCAGGTCGACAAGCTGGAGCGGGCGACGTGGCCGGAAGGGCCGCGTCCGCAGCAACTCCACCTCGACATCACGGTGTCCGACACGACCACGCTGATCGAACAGCGGAAGCGCGCGCTGGAACTCGGGGCGACCCAGCTCTTCGACCGTTTCGACGACCCGGACGAGCCGCTCTACGTCTTCGGCGACCCCGCCGGCCACCCCTTCTGCCTCTTCGTCGAGTAG
- a CDS encoding sulfite exporter TauE/SafE family protein, with protein sequence MDTVGITAFAAGLVIAIVTAPVGVSGAVFLLPVQLSVLQVPNPAVTPTNLLFNVVAGPGALWRYARSGQLAGPLTRQLVAGTVPGVVLGAVVRVFLLPGAVVFRLVAGCVLLPLGVWLVIRTLRANRRPANRTPWAASTVTGLALVIGVVGGIYGIGGGSILGPILVGRGHPVAVVAPAALASTFAASICGATAYAVLSLFTGGSIAPDWTLGLLAGLGGLVGGYLGARLQRRLPETGLRLLLGAIAAVIGALYLVQGATI encoded by the coding sequence ATGGACACCGTCGGCATCACCGCGTTCGCCGCCGGACTGGTCATCGCGATCGTGACGGCGCCGGTCGGAGTCTCCGGCGCGGTGTTCCTGCTGCCGGTGCAGCTGTCCGTGCTCCAGGTGCCCAACCCGGCGGTGACGCCGACGAACCTGCTGTTCAACGTGGTCGCCGGGCCGGGGGCCCTGTGGCGGTACGCGCGCTCGGGTCAGCTCGCGGGCCCGCTGACCCGCCAGTTGGTGGCGGGGACGGTTCCCGGCGTGGTGCTGGGGGCGGTCGTCCGGGTGTTCCTGCTCCCCGGCGCGGTCGTCTTCCGGCTCGTCGCCGGGTGCGTGCTGCTCCCGTTGGGCGTCTGGTTGGTCATTCGGACGCTACGCGCGAACCGCCGCCCGGCGAACCGGACACCGTGGGCGGCGTCGACGGTGACCGGGCTGGCGTTGGTGATCGGCGTCGTCGGCGGGATCTACGGCATCGGCGGCGGTTCGATCCTCGGGCCGATCCTGGTCGGCCGGGGCCACCCGGTCGCGGTGGTGGCACCGGCCGCGCTGGCCTCGACGTTCGCGGCGTCGATCTGCGGCGCGACGGCGTACGCGGTGCTCTCCCTGTTCACCGGCGGCTCGATCGCCCCGGACTGGACGCTGGGGCTGCTGGCGGGCCTCGGTGGGCTGGTCGGCGGGTACCTCGGCGCCCGGCTGCAACGCCGCCTGCCGGAAACCGGTCTGCGCCTGCTGCTCGGCGCGATCGCGGCGGTGATCGGTGCCCTATACCTGGTGCAGGGGGCAACCATTTAG
- a CDS encoding ATP-binding cassette domain-containing protein has translation MTLSSTDVAVRATGLSLRYGRTIALNNVSFTLGAGVTGLLGPNGAGKTTLLRIVATAVNPDSGSLSVFGHDPLTGPGRLAARRRIGYLPQDPGFHRSFTAFEFVDYVAILKELTDRRRRHDEVRRALDAVGLSARRGDRIRTLSGGSRQRVALAAALVGNPDVLILDEPTVGLDPEQRMRFRELFADLGEERTVLLSTHQTEDVTSLCREVIVLDHGGVRFSGPPAELTGLADGRVWTSDARAPGALASWRTGTGMFRHVGDPPVGAELLAPTLEDGYLTLVDLAAAQ, from the coding sequence ATGACCCTGAGTTCGACCGATGTTGCCGTACGCGCCACCGGCCTCTCTCTCCGGTACGGACGGACGATCGCGCTCAACAACGTCTCGTTCACGCTGGGCGCCGGGGTCACCGGCCTGCTCGGCCCGAACGGAGCGGGCAAGACGACGCTGTTGCGGATCGTCGCGACCGCGGTCAACCCCGACTCGGGCAGCCTGTCGGTGTTCGGGCACGACCCGCTGACCGGGCCGGGCCGCCTGGCCGCCCGGCGCCGGATCGGTTACCTGCCGCAGGACCCCGGTTTCCACCGCTCGTTCACCGCGTTCGAGTTCGTCGACTACGTGGCGATCCTCAAGGAGCTGACCGACCGCCGGCGCCGACACGACGAGGTGCGGCGCGCCCTGGACGCCGTCGGGCTCAGTGCTCGCCGCGGCGACCGGATCCGGACGCTCTCCGGCGGGTCCCGGCAGCGGGTCGCACTCGCGGCCGCGCTGGTCGGGAACCCGGACGTGCTGATCCTGGACGAACCGACCGTCGGCCTCGACCCGGAGCAGCGGATGCGCTTCCGCGAGCTCTTCGCCGACCTCGGCGAGGAACGCACGGTGCTGCTCTCGACCCACCAGACCGAGGACGTCACGTCGCTCTGCCGCGAGGTGATCGTGCTCGACCACGGTGGGGTCCGGTTCAGTGGTCCGCCTGCCGAGCTCACCGGGCTGGCCGACGGCCGGGTCTGGACGAGCGACGCGCGCGCGCCGGGCGCGCTGGCGTCGTGGCGGACCGGCACCGGGATGTTCCGGCACGTCGGGGATCCACCGGTAGGTGCCGAACTGCTGGCGCCGACGCTGGAGGACGGCTACCTGACGCTCGTGGATCTGGCGGCCGCCCAGTGA
- a CDS encoding TIGR03619 family F420-dependent LLM class oxidoreductase, with amino-acid sequence MKFGVSYSTATAGTDPDRLVGFARHAEASGFESFYVNEHLVLYPGAKIGPMALPPTLPFADPLDCLSFVAASTERILLGTAVLLLPYRHPVVLAKRLATIDTLSKGRMRLLTVGVGTLPGEAAAVGVDFASRGRRTDEAIDVLRLLWAGDEHGVSHSGEFFAFENICIYPKPYGTTNLPIHVGGSSLAAARRAGRRGDGFFPGGFLSPEERTAQFEIARAASPDPDSFEYTRWGSIDLTPAQVEAYAAQGVTRLVVGAGTTDELSAFAERFQLVP; translated from the coding sequence GTGAAATTCGGCGTCAGCTACAGCACCGCGACAGCGGGGACGGACCCGGACCGGCTCGTCGGCTTCGCCCGGCATGCCGAGGCGAGCGGCTTCGAGTCGTTCTACGTGAACGAGCATTTGGTGCTCTACCCGGGAGCCAAGATCGGGCCGATGGCACTACCGCCGACCCTGCCGTTCGCCGACCCGCTCGACTGCTTGAGCTTCGTCGCCGCGTCCACGGAGCGCATCCTGCTCGGCACCGCGGTGCTGCTGCTGCCCTACCGGCACCCGGTGGTGCTGGCCAAACGCCTCGCGACAATCGACACCCTGTCGAAGGGGCGGATGCGTCTGCTGACGGTCGGCGTGGGGACGCTCCCGGGCGAGGCCGCGGCGGTCGGCGTCGACTTCGCGAGCCGGGGGCGCCGCACCGACGAGGCGATCGACGTGCTCCGACTGCTCTGGGCCGGCGACGAGCACGGCGTGAGCCACTCCGGTGAGTTCTTCGCGTTCGAGAACATCTGCATCTACCCGAAGCCGTACGGCACCACGAACTTGCCGATCCACGTGGGCGGATCCAGCCTCGCTGCGGCTCGACGCGCCGGGCGCCGGGGTGACGGTTTCTTCCCGGGCGGTTTCCTGTCGCCGGAGGAGCGGACCGCGCAGTTCGAGATCGCCCGGGCGGCTAGCCCCGACCCGGACAGCTTCGAATACACCCGGTGGGGCTCGATCGATCTCACCCCGGCGCAGGTCGAGGCCTACGCCGCGCAGGGTGTGACCCGCCTGGTCGTCGGCGCCGGGACGACCGACGAGCTGTCGGCATTCGCCGAAAGGTTCCAGCTGGTTCCGTGA
- a CDS encoding RNA polymerase sigma factor, translating to MSTSQSDGDLLSRVAAGDRAAFEEFYRRHAGWLVLRLRHRCADHAVVDDVVQETFLGIWRGGAARYREQGDVTGWLWRIGSRRLVDALRRQGAKERVRQVLARFRGSAEPSAEDLVLRGVEHGDLAGALARLSPELRAVLQATVLDGLTTGEAAILLGIPPGTVKTRAMRARRQLRQELA from the coding sequence GTGAGCACTTCGCAGAGCGATGGTGACCTGCTGTCCCGGGTGGCGGCCGGTGATCGCGCTGCGTTCGAGGAGTTCTACCGCCGCCACGCCGGATGGCTGGTGCTGCGCCTGCGACACCGCTGCGCCGACCACGCAGTGGTGGACGACGTCGTCCAGGAGACGTTCCTGGGGATCTGGCGCGGCGGAGCCGCGCGCTACCGCGAACAGGGCGACGTCACCGGCTGGCTGTGGCGCATCGGGTCTCGTCGCCTGGTGGACGCCTTGCGCAGGCAGGGCGCCAAGGAGCGCGTGCGGCAGGTGCTGGCGCGGTTCCGCGGTTCCGCGGAACCATCCGCTGAGGACCTCGTGCTGCGGGGCGTCGAGCACGGTGACCTGGCCGGTGCGCTCGCCCGCCTCTCACCGGAGTTACGGGCCGTGCTCCAGGCGACCGTGCTCGACGGGCTGACGACCGGCGAGGCAGCGATCCTGCTCGGCATCCCGCCCGGAACCGTGAAGACGCGGGCCATGCGCGCCCGACGGCAGCTACGCCAGGAGCTGGCATGA
- a CDS encoding VOC family protein gives MPVVLNHTIVRARDKDASAAFFARLLGRAPGAPAGPFTPVRVNDDLTLDFDDRGPFAAGHYGFLVDDETFDAVLGRLDGVPFGSGPEHGWDRRINHLAGGRGVYVGDPDGHSYEFFTAVP, from the coding sequence ATGCCCGTCGTCCTCAACCACACGATCGTCCGCGCCCGCGACAAGGACGCCTCGGCGGCGTTCTTCGCCCGGCTACTCGGCCGCGCTCCGGGTGCCCCGGCCGGCCCGTTCACGCCGGTACGCGTCAACGACGACCTGACGCTGGACTTCGACGACCGCGGCCCGTTCGCCGCCGGGCACTACGGCTTCCTCGTCGACGACGAGACGTTCGACGCCGTGCTCGGACGGCTCGACGGAGTCCCGTTCGGCTCGGGGCCGGAGCACGGCTGGGACCGTCGCATCAACCACCTGGCCGGCGGGCGCGGCGTCTACGTCGGCGACCCCGACGGTCACAGTTACGAGTTCTTCACGGCCGTGCCGTAG
- a CDS encoding MerR family transcriptional regulator has product MTRYSIGDLARRTGLTVKAIRFYADRGIVPPSGRNAAGHRVYDEDAAARLRLVRSLRDLGVDLATIRRILERDVTLADVASRHADALDVQIRALRFRRAVLTAIAAHGPDIEEISMVQRLATLSEDERRRLVDEFLTATFDGLERTDPAFVGIRRSLTPTLPDDADPAVVDAWIELVELAQDPEFRASMRRLAEQHAADREPGTVPRPEAVAVVRAHLPAGTTATPPSSPAAARVVTTVAGAYARVTGEPDTPALRKRLRARLELANDPRRERYESLLATVNGWPPNDPVEPTLTWCIQALRAHPGTMTG; this is encoded by the coding sequence GTGACGCGCTACTCGATCGGTGACCTGGCCCGACGCACCGGGCTCACGGTCAAGGCGATCCGCTTCTACGCCGACCGCGGCATCGTGCCACCGTCCGGCCGGAACGCGGCCGGCCACCGCGTCTACGACGAGGACGCCGCTGCCCGCCTTCGCCTGGTGCGGAGCCTGCGTGACCTCGGCGTCGACCTGGCCACGATTCGCCGGATCCTCGAACGCGACGTCACGCTGGCCGACGTCGCGTCCCGCCATGCCGACGCGCTCGACGTCCAGATCCGCGCACTCCGCTTCCGCCGCGCCGTGCTCACCGCGATCGCGGCGCACGGACCCGACATCGAGGAGATCAGCATGGTGCAGCGTCTCGCCACCCTGTCCGAGGACGAACGACGTCGGCTCGTCGACGAGTTCCTCACCGCGACGTTCGACGGCTTGGAGCGCACCGACCCGGCTTTTGTCGGGATCCGCCGCTCGCTGACCCCCACGTTGCCGGACGACGCCGACCCGGCCGTCGTCGACGCCTGGATCGAGCTCGTGGAGCTGGCGCAGGACCCCGAGTTCCGCGCCTCGATGCGCCGGCTGGCCGAACAGCACGCCGCCGACCGTGAGCCGGGCACCGTTCCGCGGCCGGAGGCGGTGGCCGTGGTCCGTGCACATCTCCCGGCCGGCACCACCGCAACACCACCGTCCTCGCCGGCCGCCGCCCGGGTAGTGACCACCGTCGCGGGGGCGTACGCACGCGTCACCGGCGAACCGGACACCCCCGCGCTGCGGAAACGCCTGCGCGCCCGCTTGGAGCTCGCGAACGACCCGCGGCGCGAGCGCTACGAATCGCTGCTCGCAACGGTCAACGGCTGGCCGCCGAACGACCCGGTCGAGCCGACGCTCACCTGGTGCATCCAGGCGCTCCGGGCCCACCCCGGAACAATGACAGGGTGA
- a CDS encoding alpha/beta hydrolase, with amino-acid sequence MSPNDFTFRSHDGTQLIGTLVEPPSLPTHATVLVHGGGVSRDEGGFYVRLADALAAAGILSLRFDLRGHGESGGCQAELTLAAVANDVRAALDEVGRLGVPATLVGTSFSGGICALVAASGVMLRSLVLFNPLFDYKRRFVDEKPYWSGDRISPSAAAELDSRGYVEHSPSFKLGRALLNEVFYLSARDALPRIAVPTLLVHGSQDTFVNIDSSREAADQLSAKCTLIEIDGAQHGFAVHDDPGYAEPQTQEWQALVIRETVSWITSH; translated from the coding sequence ATGTCCCCGAACGATTTCACTTTCCGTAGCCACGACGGTACTCAACTCATCGGCACCCTCGTCGAACCACCGAGTCTGCCCACCCACGCGACGGTGCTCGTCCACGGCGGCGGCGTGAGCCGTGACGAGGGCGGGTTCTACGTCCGGCTCGCTGACGCGCTGGCGGCGGCCGGGATCCTCTCGCTCCGATTCGACCTGCGCGGACACGGTGAGAGCGGCGGCTGCCAGGCAGAGCTGACGCTGGCCGCGGTGGCCAACGACGTCCGGGCGGCGCTGGACGAGGTGGGGCGGCTCGGCGTCCCGGCTACGTTGGTCGGGACGAGCTTCAGCGGTGGCATCTGTGCGCTGGTCGCGGCGTCCGGGGTGATGCTGCGCAGCCTGGTCCTGTTCAACCCGCTCTTCGACTACAAACGAAGATTCGTGGACGAGAAGCCGTACTGGTCCGGGGACCGAATCAGCCCGTCGGCCGCCGCGGAACTGGACAGTCGCGGGTACGTCGAGCACTCACCGTCGTTCAAGCTCGGGCGCGCACTGCTCAACGAGGTGTTCTACCTCTCCGCCCGGGACGCGTTACCCCGCATCGCCGTTCCGACGCTGCTCGTGCACGGCAGCCAGGACACGTTCGTCAACATCGACTCGTCACGCGAGGCGGCCGACCAGCTGTCCGCCAAGTGCACCTTGATCGAGATCGACGGCGCCCAGCACGGGTTCGCCGTCCACGACGATCCGGGTTACGCCGAGCCGCAGACCCAGGAGTGGCAGGCGCTCGTCATCCGCGAGACCGTCAGCTGGATCACAAGCCACTGA